From Ramlibacter tataouinensis, the proteins below share one genomic window:
- a CDS encoding LuxR C-terminal-related transcriptional regulator, with the protein MSSQPASSASSDLLLKVTPPRVPRNAIVRAAAGDPSLRESPLLLVQAPAGFGKTSLLAQWRREHLAQGAAVAWLTGQRQDEPIRFVQALALAVRIGAGRPTFGHALLQPQGRAVDGLELITSWLAEVAHSALNLVLVVDEAERLPEASREALTYLLRNAPPNLRSIVAARTDCQLGLEDLVAYGECTVIGTAQLRFTLEETIQLVRQHAGGTLDRDQAARLHEMVEGWPLGLQLALSVTSASGGRAELPRIDVQANDMRSQIVGYLLANLDPADLDFLTRISLADHLHPGLCAALTRAADAGERLARLVRDTPVLVAGEQSEWLRMHPLAREVLRERVQALPQGERNKLHARAAEWLIEYGMLDSAAKHLLASGKAQQAYELAERSLYESLMTQGRQSAVLEWLPRFPREELDRRPRLLLAAAWSLALSERHEEAQQLVERILAGSEVDDSLQCECALILGGAAIFADDPDRFAQLHDPWASAPQLRDPLLLQVHANRTAFRTLLEGEPALARLRQQQAPRDPRAAAAGYLARWGDFIIALSYIWEGQVQLAEQLLRPAIAAAEGDLGRRSGFACMLAALLAAALWERDQPDEAAALLANRLDVIERSGLPESVLLGFRAMARMSVSTQNEHRALELLGALDAVGIARKLPRLRIASLSEQVRLHARRFRSETCRELCARIDALLAEPDTPPGPMWQRSVAGLRLLAHGYAAVAAQDWRRAAPHFTEAEALALRNHHGRARIEALGLRAYVLDRIGEKSLPLLREALDLAEASGLKRVFTDAHPALADWVSEVTAASAPAAARPGPLAAAIRPPGPAPQPAPRATPSMVLTPKEREVLELLARNLSNKEIGLAMQVGEETIKWHMKNLFAKLGAGTRKQVVSRARILGLLADAFA; encoded by the coding sequence CGTTGGCGCTCGCGGTGCGCATCGGCGCGGGCCGCCCCACCTTCGGACATGCGCTGCTGCAGCCGCAGGGGCGGGCCGTCGATGGCCTGGAGCTCATCACCAGCTGGCTCGCCGAAGTGGCGCACAGCGCGCTGAATCTCGTGTTGGTGGTCGACGAGGCGGAGCGGCTTCCGGAGGCCTCACGCGAAGCCCTCACCTACCTGCTGCGCAATGCTCCGCCCAACCTGCGCAGCATCGTGGCGGCGCGCACCGACTGCCAGCTGGGGCTGGAGGACCTGGTCGCGTATGGTGAGTGCACGGTCATTGGCACGGCCCAGCTGCGCTTCACGCTGGAAGAGACCATACAGCTGGTTCGCCAGCATGCCGGCGGAACGCTGGATCGCGACCAGGCGGCGCGCCTGCACGAGATGGTGGAAGGCTGGCCGCTCGGCCTGCAACTCGCCTTGTCCGTCACTTCGGCCAGCGGCGGGCGCGCCGAACTCCCGCGCATCGACGTGCAGGCCAACGACATGCGGTCGCAGATCGTCGGCTACCTGCTCGCCAACCTCGATCCGGCTGACCTCGATTTCCTCACCCGCATCTCGCTGGCAGACCATCTTCATCCAGGCTTGTGCGCGGCACTCACCCGCGCCGCCGACGCGGGTGAACGGCTCGCCCGGCTGGTGCGCGACACACCCGTATTGGTCGCCGGGGAACAAAGCGAATGGCTGCGCATGCATCCGCTTGCGCGAGAGGTCCTGCGCGAGCGGGTGCAGGCCCTGCCGCAAGGGGAGCGCAACAAGCTCCACGCGCGCGCCGCCGAGTGGCTGATCGAATACGGCATGCTGGACTCCGCCGCGAAGCACCTGCTCGCCAGCGGAAAAGCGCAGCAGGCTTACGAGCTGGCCGAGCGAAGCCTGTACGAGTCGCTGATGACCCAGGGCCGGCAAAGCGCCGTGCTGGAGTGGCTGCCCCGCTTTCCGCGCGAGGAGCTGGATCGCCGTCCCCGCCTGTTGCTGGCCGCCGCCTGGTCGCTGGCCTTGAGCGAGCGACACGAAGAAGCGCAGCAGCTGGTCGAGCGCATCCTGGCTGGCTCCGAGGTGGACGATTCCCTGCAGTGCGAATGCGCGCTGATCCTTGGCGGCGCGGCCATCTTTGCCGACGACCCGGACCGGTTCGCGCAACTCCACGACCCTTGGGCCAGCGCGCCGCAACTGCGCGATCCGCTGCTGCTGCAGGTCCATGCCAACCGGACGGCTTTCCGCACCCTGCTCGAAGGCGAACCGGCCCTGGCGCGGCTGCGCCAGCAGCAGGCGCCGCGCGACCCCCGCGCCGCGGCGGCGGGCTATCTGGCGCGATGGGGCGACTTCATCATCGCACTGAGCTACATCTGGGAAGGCCAGGTGCAATTGGCCGAGCAGCTGCTGCGGCCCGCAATTGCGGCCGCTGAGGGCGACCTGGGGCGGCGCAGCGGCTTTGCGTGCATGCTGGCCGCCCTGCTGGCGGCCGCACTCTGGGAGCGCGACCAGCCCGATGAAGCGGCGGCCCTGCTGGCCAACCGCCTCGACGTGATCGAGCGCAGCGGCCTGCCCGAAAGCGTGCTGCTGGGTTTCCGCGCCATGGCGCGCATGTCCGTTTCCACCCAGAACGAGCACCGCGCGCTGGAATTGCTGGGCGCGCTCGACGCGGTCGGCATCGCGCGCAAGCTGCCCCGGCTGCGCATCGCGAGCCTGTCGGAGCAGGTGCGCCTGCACGCGCGGCGCTTTCGCAGCGAGACCTGCCGCGAGCTGTGCGCGCGTATCGACGCCCTGCTGGCTGAGCCGGACACGCCGCCCGGCCCCATGTGGCAGCGCAGCGTCGCCGGCCTGCGGCTGCTCGCCCACGGCTATGCCGCCGTGGCGGCTCAGGACTGGCGGCGCGCCGCGCCGCACTTCACCGAAGCCGAGGCGCTGGCCCTGCGCAACCACCACGGGCGCGCGCGCATCGAGGCGCTGGGCTTGCGCGCCTACGTGCTGGACCGAATCGGCGAGAAGTCCCTGCCCCTCCTGCGCGAGGCGCTGGACCTGGCCGAAGCCTCGGGCCTGAAACGTGTGTTTACCGATGCCCATCCGGCACTGGCCGATTGGGTGAGCGAGGTCACGGCGGCGTCCGCGCCTGCCGCGGCCCGGCCGGGGCCGCTGGCAGCGGCCATTCGGCCACCCGGACCGGCACCCCAGCCGGCCCCCCGCGCAACACCCAGCATGGTGCTCACACCCAAGGAGCGCGAAGTGCTGGAGCTGCTGGCGCGCAACCTGTCCAACAAGGAAATCGGATTGGCCATGCAGGTGGGCGAAGAGACCATCAAGTGGCACATGAAGAACCTCTTTGCCAAGCTCGGCGCGGGCACGCGCAAGCAAGTGGTGTCACGCGCACGTATTTTGGGGCTACTGGCCGACGCATTCGCTTGA
- a CDS encoding TauD/TfdA dioxygenase family protein produces MRVEQLTCAIGAELGNVNLGVASRDKDLVAEIRQLLLRHKVLFFRDQDITRPEHVAFARHFGDLEDHPVAGSDPENPGLVRIYKNPDSPNDRYENAWHTDATWREKPPFGCVLRCVECPPVGGDTMWANMALAYDKLPEQVKQQIEGLRARHSIEASFGAAMPTDKRLALHAQFPDAEHPVVRTHPETGEKILFVNAFTTHFTNFHTADNVRYGQDYTHGGSDLLRYLISQAQIPEYQVRFRWKPNSMAMWDNRSTQHYAVMDYPPCHRKMERAGIMGDKPF; encoded by the coding sequence ATCCGGGTGGAACAGCTCACCTGCGCGATCGGCGCGGAGCTCGGCAATGTGAACCTCGGTGTCGCTTCGCGCGACAAGGACCTGGTCGCCGAGATTCGCCAGTTGCTGCTGAGGCACAAGGTGCTTTTCTTCCGCGATCAGGACATCACGCGCCCCGAGCACGTGGCCTTCGCGCGCCACTTTGGCGACCTGGAAGACCATCCGGTGGCCGGCAGCGACCCGGAGAACCCCGGTCTCGTCCGCATCTACAAGAACCCCGATTCGCCGAACGACCGCTACGAGAACGCCTGGCACACCGATGCCACCTGGCGCGAGAAGCCGCCCTTCGGCTGCGTGCTGCGTTGCGTCGAGTGCCCGCCCGTGGGCGGCGACACCATGTGGGCCAACATGGCGCTGGCCTATGACAAGCTGCCTGAGCAGGTGAAGCAGCAGATCGAGGGTCTGCGCGCCCGCCACAGCATCGAAGCGAGCTTCGGCGCCGCGATGCCGACCGACAAGCGCCTGGCTCTGCATGCGCAGTTCCCCGACGCCGAGCACCCGGTGGTGCGCACGCACCCGGAGACCGGCGAGAAGATTTTGTTCGTCAACGCCTTCACGACGCACTTCACGAACTTCCACACGGCCGACAACGTTCGCTACGGCCAGGACTACACGCACGGCGGCTCCGACCTGCTGCGCTACCTGATCAGCCAGGCACAGATCCCGGAATACCAGGTGCGCTTCCGCTGGAAGCCCAACAGCATGGCCATGTGGGACAACCGTTCCACGCAGCACTACGCCGTGATGGACTACCCGCCCTGCCATCGCAAGATGGAACGCGCCGGAATCATGGGCGACAAGCCCTTCTGA
- a CDS encoding 3-keto-5-aminohexanoate cleavage protein encodes MNFLDGSLFPENQDKLVITAAPYGPEWIPSDFPEDIPVKMEDQIQKAVDCYNAGATVLHLHVRELDGKGSKKLSKFNELIAGVRKAVPDMIIQVGGSISFAPESDGAAAKWLSDDTRHMLAELDPKPDQVTVTVNTSQMNVVEQMDTEDIAGTSLAEPDGFRAYSNMIVPSTPSFFEEHIRRLSKAKIQSAFQFYNINSFETVERLIRRGIYKGPLVCNWVAIGGGMDQPTIYSLANFLRAIPDGTMLTVESSMRNVLPINMMGLAMGLHVRCGIEDNLWNQSRTEKMSTVKQIEQLVRVSREFGREVANGKEAREICKIGVFYETVEETLAANGFAPNAKGRQQGYLRKVA; translated from the coding sequence ATGAATTTCCTCGATGGCTCCCTCTTTCCCGAGAACCAGGACAAGCTGGTGATCACCGCCGCGCCGTATGGCCCCGAGTGGATTCCCTCGGACTTCCCCGAAGACATCCCGGTGAAGATGGAAGACCAGATCCAGAAGGCAGTGGATTGCTACAACGCCGGCGCGACGGTGCTGCACCTGCACGTGCGCGAACTCGACGGCAAGGGCAGCAAGAAGCTGTCCAAGTTCAACGAGCTGATCGCCGGCGTGCGCAAGGCCGTGCCGGACATGATCATCCAGGTGGGCGGCTCGATCTCCTTCGCGCCCGAATCCGACGGCGCCGCGGCCAAGTGGCTGTCCGATGACACCCGCCACATGCTGGCCGAGCTCGACCCGAAGCCGGACCAGGTGACGGTGACGGTGAACACCTCGCAGATGAACGTCGTCGAGCAGATGGACACCGAGGACATCGCCGGCACCTCCCTGGCCGAGCCGGATGGCTTCCGCGCCTACTCCAACATGATCGTGCCCTCGACGCCGAGCTTCTTCGAAGAGCACATCCGCCGCCTCAGCAAGGCAAAGATCCAGAGCGCCTTCCAGTTCTACAACATCAACAGCTTCGAGACCGTCGAACGCCTGATCCGCCGCGGCATCTACAAGGGCCCGCTGGTCTGCAACTGGGTGGCGATCGGCGGCGGCATGGACCAGCCGACGATCTACAGCCTGGCCAACTTCCTGCGCGCCATCCCCGACGGCACCATGCTGACGGTGGAAAGCAGCATGCGCAACGTGCTGCCGATCAACATGATGGGCCTGGCCATGGGCCTGCATGTGCGCTGCGGCATCGAGGACAACCTCTGGAACCAGTCGCGCACGGAAAAGATGAGCACGGTCAAGCAGATCGAGCAGCTGGTCCGCGTCTCCCGCGAGTTCGGCCGCGAAGTTGCCAACGGCAAGGAAGCGCGCGAAATCTGCAAGATCGGCGTGTTCTACGAAACCGTCGAGGAAACCCTGGCCGCCAACGGCTTCGCGCCCAACGCCAAGGGCCGCCAGCAGGGCTACCTGCGCAAGGTCGCTTGA
- a CDS encoding ABC transporter substrate-binding protein, which produces MAGASALASFAPLAGAAATVRIGQSLPLTGPLGAVVKPIAEGQKALLDELNAEGGMRGARIELLTLDDGAQPDRTAENTRRLIEDEKVTALFGYAFVPGLVRALPLINEKGMPLLGVYNGADIVRTPANPTLFTTTASLGDEVAAMVRNLATLNTRKLALAYQNNELGRYMRPLVEAAVKQHQGTLVAAVALEPNGSNGAQAAQEISAKAPEAILLLAAGAAVLGFMKSLPSARASVYALSLAGTTALIEQIGPAARGMAFTQIVPFPLRQTSPLTRRFAASMSKAGLTPSYDRMWGYLNASVLVETLRRAGPNPTPAAVYSTLEKMSDVDLGGYRLAYGPNRHHGSNFVEITVVDQNGKFLR; this is translated from the coding sequence GTGGCCGGCGCCAGCGCCCTGGCCAGCTTCGCGCCCCTTGCCGGCGCGGCTGCCACCGTTCGCATCGGCCAGAGCCTGCCGCTGACCGGGCCCTTGGGCGCGGTGGTGAAGCCCATTGCAGAAGGGCAGAAGGCCCTTCTGGACGAGTTGAACGCGGAAGGCGGCATGCGCGGCGCGCGCATCGAGCTTCTCACGCTCGATGACGGCGCGCAGCCCGACCGCACGGCGGAAAACACACGCCGCCTGATCGAAGACGAGAAGGTTACCGCGCTGTTCGGCTACGCCTTCGTGCCTGGCCTGGTGCGTGCGCTGCCCCTCATCAACGAGAAGGGCATGCCCTTGCTCGGCGTCTACAACGGCGCGGACATCGTGCGCACCCCAGCCAACCCGACCCTGTTCACCACGACGGCCAGCCTGGGTGACGAAGTGGCGGCGATGGTGCGCAATCTCGCGACGCTGAACACCCGCAAGCTCGCGCTGGCCTACCAGAACAACGAGCTGGGCCGCTACATGCGCCCGCTGGTGGAGGCTGCCGTGAAGCAGCATCAGGGCACGCTGGTGGCGGCCGTGGCGCTCGAGCCGAACGGATCGAATGGAGCCCAGGCCGCGCAAGAGATCTCGGCAAAGGCGCCCGAGGCCATCCTGCTGCTGGCCGCAGGTGCGGCGGTGCTGGGCTTCATGAAATCCCTGCCATCCGCGCGGGCGTCAGTCTATGCGCTGTCGCTGGCCGGCACCACCGCGCTGATCGAGCAGATCGGGCCGGCCGCGCGCGGTATGGCATTCACCCAGATCGTGCCGTTCCCGCTGCGCCAGACGTCGCCGCTGACCCGCCGTTTCGCCGCTTCCATGAGCAAGGCCGGGCTCACGCCCAGTTACGACCGCATGTGGGGTTACCTGAATGCCTCCGTGCTGGTAGAAACGCTGCGCCGCGCCGGCCCCAATCCGACCCCGGCAGCCGTCTATTCGACGCTGGAAAAGATGAGCGACGTCGACCTCGGCGGCTACCGGCTCGCTTACGGCCCGAACCGGCATCACGGTTCCAACTTCGTGGAAATCACGGTGGTGGACCAGAACGGGAAGTTCCTGCGATGA
- a CDS encoding RBBP9/YdeN family alpha/beta hydrolase, with product MKTVNEPTVLIVPGLRDHVEQHWQTLLEKELPRVRSVPPMGRADLDCATRVEAIERAAQAIAGPIVVVAHSGGVIMLAHWAQRTQVKVQGALLAAPPDFEEAMPDGYPTLEELRAGGWLPVPRARLPFPSIFAASRNDPLARYERLEVLAKDWGSELVDLGEVGHLNPASGFGPWPRAHEFIGRLSAATR from the coding sequence ATGAAAACGGTCAATGAACCAACTGTGCTGATCGTTCCAGGTCTGCGCGACCACGTCGAACAGCACTGGCAGACCCTGCTGGAAAAGGAGCTGCCGCGCGTGCGGAGCGTGCCCCCCATGGGCCGCGCCGACCTGGACTGCGCCACGCGCGTGGAAGCCATCGAGCGCGCGGCGCAGGCGATTGCCGGCCCGATTGTGGTCGTCGCCCACAGCGGTGGCGTGATCATGCTGGCGCACTGGGCCCAACGCACGCAGGTCAAGGTGCAAGGCGCGCTGCTGGCGGCGCCGCCCGACTTCGAGGAAGCCATGCCCGATGGGTATCCCACCCTCGAGGAACTGCGCGCCGGCGGCTGGCTGCCGGTGCCGCGGGCACGCCTGCCCTTCCCCAGCATCTTTGCGGCCAGCCGCAACGACCCGCTGGCGCGCTACGAACGCCTGGAGGTCCTGGCCAAGGACTGGGGCAGCGAGCTGGTGGACCTCGGTGAGGTCGGCCACCTCAATCCCGCCTCGGGATTCGGCCCCTGGCCCCGCGCCCACGAATTCATCGGCCGCCTGTCCGCGGCCACCCGCTAA
- a CDS encoding quinone oxidoreductase family protein translates to MANAIRFYEIGGPEVLKYEQTEVGEPGPGQARVRHTFVAVNFIDIYFRTGRYPLALPNGLGSDAVGVVEAVGAGVTDIKPGDRVGYLLGPQGSYSDVRVMPAEVLIPIPEGVSDSTASTLMMKGMTAQYLFRQVYPLKGGETILYHAAAGGVGLIACQWAKALGVRMIGTVSTDAKAEVAKANGCAEVIVTSREDIAKRVRELTDGKGVPVVYDSVGKDTLMASLDSLQPRGHLVSNGTSSGPVVIDTTLLAVKGSIWVTRPAMIHYATPRPHMLGMARELFDLVAAGKIKSEPSRTYPLRDAAEAHRALESRQTTGATVLVP, encoded by the coding sequence ATGGCGAACGCCATACGCTTTTACGAAATCGGCGGTCCGGAAGTGCTGAAGTACGAGCAGACCGAGGTCGGCGAGCCCGGCCCCGGCCAGGCCCGCGTACGCCACACCTTCGTGGCGGTCAATTTCATCGACATCTATTTCCGCACCGGCCGCTATCCGCTGGCGCTGCCCAACGGGCTCGGTTCGGACGCCGTGGGCGTCGTCGAAGCGGTGGGCGCGGGCGTCACCGACATCAAGCCGGGCGATCGCGTCGGCTACCTGCTGGGTCCGCAGGGCTCGTACTCGGACGTGCGCGTGATGCCGGCCGAGGTGCTGATCCCGATCCCGGAGGGCGTCTCCGACAGCACCGCCTCGACCCTGATGATGAAGGGCATGACGGCGCAATACCTGTTCCGCCAGGTGTACCCGCTCAAGGGTGGCGAGACCATCCTGTACCACGCCGCCGCCGGCGGCGTCGGCCTGATCGCCTGCCAGTGGGCCAAGGCCCTGGGCGTGCGCATGATCGGCACCGTCTCCACCGATGCGAAGGCGGAGGTCGCCAAGGCCAACGGCTGCGCCGAGGTGATCGTCACCTCGCGCGAGGACATTGCCAAGCGCGTGCGCGAACTCACCGATGGCAAGGGCGTGCCGGTGGTCTATGACTCGGTCGGCAAGGACACGCTGATGGCCTCGCTCGACAGCCTGCAGCCGCGCGGCCATCTGGTCAGCAACGGCACCAGCTCCGGTCCCGTCGTGATCGACACCACCCTGCTGGCCGTGAAGGGCTCGATCTGGGTGACGCGTCCCGCCATGATCCACTACGCCACGCCGCGTCCGCACATGCTGGGCATGGCCCGCGAGCTGTTCGACCTGGTCGCCGCCGGCAAGATCAAGAGCGAGCCGAGCCGTACCTACCCGCTGCGCGATGCCGCCGAAGCGCACCGCGCCCTCGAATCCCGCCAGACCACTGGCGCTACGGTGCTCGTGCCATGA
- a CDS encoding MFS transporter: MSAPGIAIDQARPVSDESYLFSRGAAWFAYFMTLGLMIMDYVDRQVIVSLFPFMKAEWGLSDTQLGALVSIVSVTVAVGALPVALFADRFSRVKSIVTMGLVWSLASISCMFTRNYTQLLVARAAVGMGEAGYGSVGAALIASHFPQRMRGGLLAGFFACASVGSVLGVMLGGVIAARWGWHAAFGLVGIPGLLMALVYMKVKDYHTVALTPALEEATHSVGGVLRRVWDKLWSPPTMLFVCIGGAAQLIVVSAIWSWMPSFLNRVHGVPADQAGVRAALIVLAGAIGSVAWGALVDRAGNKQPRNKLYALAALCILSLLVLGFAFAAPGLGFELTPAQQFGLIAAGGFVMTCTVGPVAAVVIDVIHPGVRATGSAVLALFQNLFGLAAGPFIAGLVSDAYSLPVALAVMPLFSIVAAAAFLRAAGTYEADAARAAATE, translated from the coding sequence ATGAGCGCGCCCGGCATCGCAATCGACCAGGCCCGGCCGGTCTCGGATGAAAGCTACCTGTTCAGCCGCGGGGCGGCCTGGTTCGCCTACTTCATGACCCTCGGCCTGATGATCATGGACTATGTCGACCGGCAGGTGATCGTGTCGCTGTTCCCCTTCATGAAGGCGGAATGGGGGCTGTCCGACACCCAGCTGGGCGCGCTGGTGTCCATCGTCTCGGTCACCGTGGCCGTGGGCGCGCTGCCCGTGGCGCTGTTCGCAGACCGCTTCAGCCGCGTCAAGAGCATCGTCACCATGGGCCTGGTGTGGAGCCTGGCCAGCATCTCCTGCATGTTCACGCGCAACTACACGCAGCTGCTCGTGGCGCGCGCCGCGGTGGGCATGGGCGAGGCGGGCTACGGCTCGGTGGGCGCCGCCCTGATCGCCAGCCACTTCCCGCAACGCATGCGCGGTGGTCTGCTGGCGGGCTTCTTCGCCTGCGCTTCGGTCGGCTCCGTGCTCGGCGTGATGCTGGGCGGCGTGATCGCGGCGCGCTGGGGCTGGCATGCCGCTTTCGGCCTCGTCGGCATCCCGGGCCTGCTGATGGCGCTGGTGTACATGAAGGTGAAGGACTATCACACGGTCGCGCTGACGCCGGCGCTGGAAGAAGCTACGCACAGCGTGGGCGGCGTGCTGCGGCGCGTGTGGGACAAGCTCTGGAGCCCGCCCACCATGCTGTTCGTCTGTATCGGCGGCGCGGCCCAGCTGATCGTGGTGTCCGCGATCTGGTCCTGGATGCCCAGCTTCCTGAACCGCGTGCACGGCGTCCCGGCCGACCAGGCCGGCGTCCGCGCGGCACTGATCGTGCTGGCCGGCGCGATCGGCAGCGTGGCCTGGGGTGCCCTGGTCGACCGTGCCGGCAACAAGCAGCCGCGCAACAAGCTCTACGCGCTCGCCGCCCTGTGCATCCTGTCGCTGCTCGTGCTGGGTTTCGCCTTCGCCGCGCCCGGGTTGGGCTTCGAACTCACCCCGGCGCAGCAGTTCGGCCTGATCGCGGCCGGCGGCTTCGTGATGACCTGCACGGTCGGACCGGTTGCTGCCGTCGTGATCGACGTGATCCACCCTGGCGTGCGCGCCACCGGCTCCGCCGTGCTGGCCCTGTTCCAGAACCTGTTCGGACTGGCCGCCGGCCCGTTCATCGCCGGCCTGGTGTCCGATGCCTACAGCCTGCCCGTGGCGCTGGCGGTGATGCCGCTGTTCTCCATCGTGGCCGCCGCCGCCTTCCTGCGCGCCGCCGGCACCTATGAGGCGGACGCCGCGCGCGCCGCCGCAACCGAATAA
- a CDS encoding 3-(methylthio)propionyl-CoA ligase yields MLGSMMQQQLLISSLLVHAERHHGDQEVVSRRVEGDIHRYTYRDLAARSRRMANAVASLGVKFGDRVATLAWNGYRHMELYYAVSGSGAVLHTLNPRLHPDQVVWIADHAEDQVLFFDLSFLPVIEAVAGRVKTIKAFVAMTDRSRMPATTSIPNLLCYEDLLEAQSDKFEWPTFDENSASSLCYTSGTTGNPKGALYSHRSTVLHTFAVSLPDSLNVSAREVVLPVVPMFHVNAWGLPYAACMVGAKLVFPGPFLDGKSLHELFESEGVTVSAGVPTVWQGLLAHVEANNLKFSTMRRTIIGGSACPPAMMRAFQERYDVQVLHAWGMTELSPLGTACVLKKKQLDLPAEERLAIQSKQGRAVFGVDMKIVGEDGAELPRDGKASGELLVRGPWIIKEYFKSEGGNPLVDGWFPTGDVSTIDADGFMQITDRSKDVIKSGGEWIGSIDLENIAMAHPGVAMAACIAARHPKWDERPLLVVVKKPNAELTREELLQFYDGKIAKWWTPDDVVFVDAIPLGATGKMQKNKLRDQFQDYRLPTA; encoded by the coding sequence ATGCTTGGTTCCATGATGCAGCAGCAGCTGCTGATCTCTTCCCTGCTCGTCCACGCGGAACGTCACCACGGTGACCAGGAAGTGGTCTCGCGCCGCGTCGAAGGCGACATCCACCGCTACACCTACCGCGACCTGGCGGCCCGCTCGCGCCGCATGGCCAATGCCGTCGCGTCCCTGGGCGTGAAGTTCGGCGACCGCGTCGCCACCCTGGCCTGGAACGGCTACCGCCACATGGAGCTGTACTACGCGGTGTCCGGCTCGGGCGCCGTGCTGCACACGCTCAACCCGCGCCTGCACCCCGACCAGGTGGTGTGGATCGCCGACCACGCGGAAGACCAGGTCCTGTTCTTCGACCTGAGCTTCCTGCCTGTGATCGAGGCCGTTGCCGGCCGCGTGAAGACGATCAAGGCCTTCGTGGCCATGACCGACCGCAGCCGCATGCCCGCGACCACGAGCATCCCGAACCTGCTGTGCTACGAAGACCTGCTCGAAGCGCAGAGCGACAAGTTCGAGTGGCCGACCTTCGACGAAAACTCCGCCAGCTCGCTGTGCTACACCTCGGGCACCACCGGCAATCCCAAGGGCGCCCTCTACAGCCACCGCTCGACGGTGCTGCATACCTTCGCGGTTTCGCTGCCCGATTCGCTCAACGTCTCGGCGCGCGAGGTGGTCCTGCCCGTGGTGCCGATGTTCCACGTCAATGCCTGGGGCCTGCCCTATGCGGCCTGCATGGTCGGCGCCAAGCTCGTGTTCCCGGGCCCGTTCCTGGACGGCAAGAGCCTGCACGAGCTGTTCGAGTCCGAAGGCGTCACCGTCTCGGCCGGCGTGCCCACGGTCTGGCAAGGCCTGCTGGCGCACGTGGAAGCCAACAACCTCAAGTTCAGCACCATGCGCCGCACCATCATCGGCGGTTCTGCCTGCCCGCCGGCCATGATGCGTGCCTTCCAGGAGCGCTACGACGTCCAGGTGCTTCATGCCTGGGGCATGACCGAGCTGAGCCCGCTCGGCACGGCCTGCGTTCTCAAGAAGAAGCAGCTGGACCTGCCGGCCGAAGAGCGCCTGGCGATCCAGTCCAAGCAGGGCCGCGCGGTGTTCGGCGTGGACATGAAGATCGTGGGCGAAGACGGCGCCGAGTTGCCGCGTGACGGCAAGGCTTCGGGCGAGCTGCTGGTTCGCGGCCCCTGGATCATCAAGGAGTACTTCAAGAGCGAAGGCGGCAATCCCTTGGTGGACGGCTGGTTCCCCACCGGCGACGTGTCGACCATCGACGCCGACGGCTTCATGCAGATCACCGACCGCAGCAAGGACGTGATCAAGTCCGGTGGCGAGTGGATCGGCTCGATCGACCTGGAAAACATCGCGATGGCGCATCCCGGCGTGGCCATGGCTGCCTGCATCGCCGCCCGCCATCCCAAGTGGGACGAGCGGCCGCTGCTGGTGGTGGTCAAGAAGCCCAACGCCGAGCTCACGCGCGAAGAGCTGCTGCAGTTCTACGATGGCAAGATCGCCAAGTGGTGGACGCCCGATGACGTGGTGTTCGTCGATGCGATCCCGCTGGGTGCGACTGGCAAGATGCAGAAGAACAAGCTGCGCGACCAGTTCCAGGACTACCGCCTGCCGACGGCGTGA